The Oscillatoria sp. FACHB-1407 DNA segment ACGTCAGAATCGGGGGACACTCAATTCGCTGAGCTCTCAGGCTCTACCGTTGGTTGAGGCAACTTTGCCAAACTTTCAGGATAAAGTTTGATGTCCATATCCTCATCATCGCGCACAAACAGCGATCGCCGCACTTGCCCCAAATAAAGCGGTTCTGAAACACCTGGCTCTGGATGCAACACAGTCCGTGCTCGAATGGTTAGCTTATCTTCGCCTCGACTTAATCGCCCTGGAGAAAAGAGATCGCTAGCGGCTTGTTGTAGCGTGGCAGTGAGTTGCTCCTCGGTAATTTCGTTGGAAACGGTGATCACAACTTGCGCGGCTCCTGAGTCATAAACCGTCGAAAACCGCACAGCACCGGGAATACTGGTACGAGTAAAGGGCACGACACCAAGCGCAAACAAGCCCACCGTGAGGACTCCCATAAACCCAGTAATTCCCACTAACCGAAAGCGAAAGCCCCACTTCAACAGAAACGACAGCCCAGTGACGACTCCCATTCCGACAGTTGCGATCGCTGCCCACTGGGCGTAAGTCAAGAAATTATCCATTGTCAATTGTTC contains these protein-coding regions:
- a CDS encoding Ycf51 family protein encodes the protein MDNFLTYAQWAAIATVGMGVVTGLSFLLKWGFRFRLVGITGFMGVLTVGLFALGVVPFTRTSIPGAVRFSTVYDSGAAQVVITVSNEITEEQLTATLQQAASDLFSPGRLSRGEDKLTIRARTVLHPEPGVSEPLYLGQVRRSLFVRDDEDMDIKLYPESLAKLPQPTVEPESSAN